Below is a window of Lacibacter sp. H407 DNA.
CCAACAAGATCAATTTATACAACCGCTTCGCAAAAAGGCGGTACGTACAACTTACCCAACCTCAAAAGCGGTGGTCCTTATACACTCATTTTTTCCTATATCGGTTTTGCGGGTGATACACTTACAGATATTCAATTAAGTTTAGGCAACACCGAAACTATCAACACTGTGTTGCAACCACTTGCTACAACATTAGACGATATTATTATCAGAAGTAATAAAAAAATCATTCGCAGAACCGGTGCCGGCACTTCTATTTCAAAAAGCCAGATTGAAAATTTTCCTACCATCAGCAGAAGCCTGCAGGATTTTACACGGTTAAGTCCGCAGGCAAATGGTAACAGTTTAAGCGGCACCAATTACCGATACAATAATTTAAGTATTGATGGCGCTGCATTGAACGATGCTTTTGGTTTTACTGAACCTGCAAGCGGTGCAGGTGGATCATTGGCATCGGGCACGCCGGGTGGTTTAGCAAAAACACAACCGATCAGTTTAGAAGCCATACAGGAAGTACAGGTAGAAGTATCGCCTTACACCGTTACATTGGGGAATTTTACAGGCGGCAGTATCAACGCTGTTACAAGAAGTGGTACGAATCAATTTTCAGGTTCTACATTTTTCTCCGGAAGAAATCAATGGTTAACGGGACCTACTGCAGATGCAAAACGTCAACGCATTGAAAACTTTTCTGATTATCAAACCGGCTTTCGTTTAGGCGGCCCCATTGTGAAGAATAAACTTTTCTATTTTACAGCTATTGAAATTGCCAGAAGAAACGAACCTGTTGCATTTGCACCAGGCAGCGATGGATCAGCGATACCGTTTGCACTTGCAAAAGCATTGTACGATACGGTTCTATCCCGTTACAATTATGATCTTGGCTCTTATGAAGATGTCACCTTAAAGATCAACAGCGATAAATTTTTTATGAAGCTGGATTGGAATGTGAACAGTGTACATAAGCTGAGCATCCGGCATAATTATGTACAGGCATTTGCAGATAACAATGAACGTTCAGCCAATATTCTCAACTTCGGCAGCCAGGGCTTTCGGCACAACAGTAAAACGCATAGTGCCGTGTTTGAAGCAAAATCAAATTTCTCCGACCGTTTGTCCAATAACCTGATCATCGGATTTACAAATACAAAAGATGAGCGCCAAATCAAAGGAGATCTGTTCCCACATATTGAAATTACTTACAACACTGCCAACACTATTTACCTGGGTGCTTACCGTGAAGCAGCGGTATATGGATTGAATTTAAAAACACTTGAACTTACGGATAACCTTACGTTCTACCGAAGAAAACAAACGATCACCATTGGCACGCACAATGAATTTTACAATATCGACTATCGCTTTCTTACAGCTTTTAACGGAAGATGGGCTTACAGAAGTGTAGATGATTTTTATGCCGATAAGCCAAGCCGCATACGTGGCGTGTACAACTTGCAGAATAACGATTATGAATTCAACCGCAACAATCCATCAGCCAGTTTTCGTGTGTTTTTATTGAGTCAATACATACAGGATGAAATTGCGGTAACAAAAAACTTACGTGTAACAGCAGGCATCCGTTTTGATTTTACAGCTTACCCCGACAGGCCTAATGTAAATCCCGATGTAACAAAAACAAAAGGATTCGAAAACTTTTCAAACAGTAACAACCCATATCCGCAAATTGCACCAAGAATCGGTTTCAACTGGAATATTAATGGAACGCAACAACTTGTTGTAAGAGGTGGAAGCGGCATCTTCAATGGTCGTATGCCATTTGCATGGCTTGCCTATCCGTATTACAACAGTGGTACAACATATGGCAATGTAGATTTTCGTCCAACAACAAATGTTCCGTTGATCAACGATGTATCACAGATCGCTGCCACGTATCAGCCCGGCATACGGGAGATCAATTTGCTTGATAACAATTACAAACTGCCACAGGTATTCCGTAACAGTTTAGGGATTGATTTCAAAACTGAAAATGGATGGTCAATATCTGCTGAAGCTGTTTATACAAAAACATTGAATGATGTTTTGTATAAAACCATCAATCTCAAAGACAGCACCGCCAGCTTAACCGGAGCAGGTGATAACAGAACGGTGTATCTTGGAAATGGAAATGCACAAAAGCTGAATCCTTCATTCACCAATGTATTCCTGCTCACCAATACCAACCAAGGTTACCGCTATCAACTTTCTGTTACAGCTGGAAAGCGCATCAAAGCATTTCAATTTTTTACTGCTTACACTTATGGCGTATCAAAAGATGTTTCCAATGGTGTGCGTGTTTCACCACAAGCGAATTGGGAATTCAATCAAACGATTTTACCGAATGCCCCGCAGTTATCTTATTCTAACTTCGATCTGCGTCATCGAAGCATCAGCAATCTTCAATACAATCAAAAATGGAAACACAGCAGTGTAAATGTGATCTTTGTTTACACGCTGCAATCCGGCAGTCCGTTTACCTATACCTATATTGGCGACATAAACCGTGATGGTTCGCCCAATAACGATCTGATCTATATTCCACGCAATCAAATTGAAAGTAACCTGGTTGATATAAAAGATGCAGCCGGAACTATTGTAACAACTGCTGCTGCACAATGGGAACAGTTGAATAACTATATCGAACGTGATCGCTATCTCAGGAAACGAAGAGGCCAGTATGCAGAGCGAAATGGAGCCCGCACTCCCTGGAATCAGCAACTTGATATGAAGGTTACGTATTCGATACAATTAGGTTCCGAAGAACAAAAGCATACACTTGGCTTTTCACTGGATGTATTTAATCTTTCCAATCTTATTTCGAGAAACTGGGGACGGCAATATTATGTGCCCAATATTTTAAACAGCAGTTACCAATTACTCACTGTTGCAAGAGTGAACAGTTCATTACAACCGGAATTAAATTTTTCGAATCCGCAAACAACAGCCTGGCAATACGATGCACTGATCTCCAGAGCGCAGGGGTTATTCAGTATTCGTTACAGCTTTTAAATCCACCACATGACGATCCTCTTATTTCTTGCTGTGCTTTTACTTACATACGCCAATGGTGCGAATGATAATTTTAAAGGAACTGCTACTTTATGGGGAAGTGGTACGTTGAATTACAAGCAAGCACTGTTACTTGCCACACTATTTACATTTGCCGGATCGATCTGTTCCTATTTCCTGGCAAACGGTTTGGTAAAAAATTTTTCGGGTAAAGGTTTGGTGCCCGATGAAATATTACAAACGAAAGAATTTGTATTAGCCGTTGCAGGCGGCACCGGCATTACTATTTTACTGGCAACGTTTTTAGGTTTTCCTGTTTCAACCACACATGGGTTAGTAGGTGCATTGGTTGGTGCAGGTATTGTAGCAGCAGGCAGCAAGGTTGATCTGAGTGTATTGGGCAAAACATTTTTTCTTCCCTTACTATTCAGTCCGTTGATCGCCATTCTTATAACAGGCATTCTGCATAAAATCATTTCCACAACAAAGAAAACCGACTATACTGTTGCTGGATTATCCATAACAGGCAACGGATCGTTTCTTAACCCGCTTCACTATGTCAGCGCAGGCGTTGTAAGTTTTGCAAGAGGGTTGAACGATACACCTAAACTCATTTCACTGCTATTACTTTCAACATATTTCAGTATGCCCATCAACTTTTTACTACTTGCAGTTGTAATGGCAATCGGAGGATTGATCAATGCACGCAAAATTGCTGAGACCATGAGTAAAAAAATTACAAGGCTTTCACCCCAACAGGGATTATTGGCGAATATGGTTACCGGCACAATGGTGATCATGGCCAGTAAGTTTGGGTTACCCGTTTCTACCACACATGTATCTGTTGGTAGTATTTATGGCATTGGTCTTTCTGCAAAAACTGCCGATAACAAAGAAATAGCGAAGATCGGATTATCATGGCTACTCACATTGCCAATTGCAGCCATCATCAGTGCAACCATTTATTTTATTATATCGTATATCAACTAAACTCACCATCAAATAAAAAAGACAATGAGCACTACTTATCTCGAAACAACAAAAAATGTTTACAAAGAAGCCGCTGAAAACCCGCAAGTTGGTTTGTGCTGCACCACTACACCCATTTGGCAATTGCCAGGATTAGATATTCCGGTGCGTATGCAACAGATGAATTACGGATGTGGCAGTACCGTTCATCCAAGAGATCTCGTAAAGAATCCACGAATACTGTATGTTGGCGTTGGCGGAGGAATGGAGTTGTTGCAGTTTGCCTATTTCAGTCGCCAGTTGAACGGTGTTATTGGTGTTGATGTAGTGGATGAAATGTTGCAGGCGAGCCGTGATAATTTTGTGGAGGCTGAACGTTTGAATCCGTGGTTCCGTTCAGAGTTTGTAGATCTGCGTAAAGGTGATGCATTGAATTTGCCGGTTGAAGACAACAGTATTGATGTGGCTGCACAAAATTGCCTCTTCAATATTTTTAAACAGGAAGAATTGAAACTGGCATTAGAAGAAATGTATCGTGTGTTGAAACCAAGAGGCCGTTTGGTGATGAGTGATCCAACCTGTGAGCAGGATATACCGGAGAACCTCCGTGAAGATGAACGTTTGCGTGCTTTGTGTTTGAGTGGTTCTTTACCATTGTGGGATTATGTGAAGATGATCACTGATGCTGGATTTGGTACTGTTGAAATAAGAGCGAAGCGTCCGTATCGTATTCTTGATCCAAAGAATTATGATACCAATGAATTGCTCTTTATTGAAAGTGTGGAAGTGTGTGCCATTAAAGATCCGATGCCTGCTGATGGACCTTGTGTGTTTACCGGTAAAACAGCAATTTATTTTGGAAATGAAGAATGCTTTGATGATGACAATGGACATGTCTTGTTGCCCAACCAGCCGTTGGCGGTGTGCGATAAAACTGCGGCAGCATTGGCTTCATTAAACCGTGAAGATATTTATATTTCAGGATCTACCTGGTTTTACGACGGTGGTGGATGCTGCTAATGCGAAAACTTACATGACGAAAAAAGCGATTATTGTATTTGTAAAAAATCCCGAACCGGGAAAAGTAAAAACAAGATTAGCAAAGGATATCGGCGATGCTGCAGCGGTTGACGTTTACCGTCAGTTGCTGCGGCATACGCATGATGTACTGGTACCAGTTTCTGCAGGTAAATTTATTTTCTATGCAGATGAGATCAACCGTCTAGATCTGTGGGAAACAAATTCGTTTTACAAACAACTGCAGCATGGAAATGATTTGGGCGAACGGATGCAACACGCTTTTTCATTTTTGTTTGAACTAGGCTATGAGCGTGTGCTCATTATTGGCAGCGATTGTCCACAACTTTCCACCGTACATCTGAACCATGCATTTGAATTGTTAGAAACACATGATGTTTGTATTGGCCCTGTTGATGATGGTGGTTATTATTTACTCGGCTTGCGTGCTGTTCATCTGCCTTTCTTCAGTAACAAAGCATGGAGTACCGACAGTGTTTACAGCAGCACCATCAACGATGCAACAGAAGCAGGATTAACGGTTGCTGTAACCGAACAGTTAAGAGATGTAGATACGCTTACTGATTGGGAAGAGTTGAAAGAATTGCTTGATTATCAGAAAGCTTCGCCAATAGTAAAATAAAAAGCGGTTGAATTTTTCCCGAAACCTGCATCTAAACGCAGGTTTATTTTTTCGGCAGGGTTTAATGCAAATCGAAGTCCGGCACCGTACGTTGTACGAATCTTTTCAGCCATATTTTTCAGTTGATCATTTACTGCACCTGCATTGGCGAACACCGTTCCCCCAAATCGTTTGTAGATCTTAAAACGATATTCTGTTCCAGCTGCCAGGAGATTTTTATCCCGGTAGCGCCCTTCATAAAACCCACGCATTTTTTTATTACCACCCAGCAATGCCAGTTGACTGAACGGTACATTTCCATCAACCATATCTGCAAACAGATTAAAGGCCCACACATTTTTTCGTTTGGTTGAAAGATATGTAGATGCATCAAGTGTATATCGGTTGTATTGATAATTGCTGCCTGTTGCATTGCCATAAAACTGTGCACCTGCATCAACAAACACCCCTGAGCCGGCATAGAAAATATTATCACGGGTATCGTAATTCAATGCGGGGCCAATACCTGAAATAAAGCTTCGTGTACTTCCTTCGATTGTACCAGATGAAAGTTGCTTGCCCGGTTCTGTTTCCACCACACGATAATCTTCCAACCAATAACGTAAGCCTGCATATAGCTTTGGATTGATCTTACGCAACACATTCAATCGCACTCTTGGATAGTTTACTTTGTATAATTCTTTGTAATCAGCTGGCTGATCATTTCCAATGCCGAAAAAATAATAAGAGTATTTATAATAACCTATTTCGCCATAAGCAGTGAACTTGCTTCCAGGTGTGTAAATACGAAACGGTGCATACAATAACAGTTGTTTATTAAATGTGTAAGCAGCCCCAAACTGCACTTGAGAAGGATAACGTTGTGCCGTATCTTTTTTATTCCGGAATGTATAGGCTGCAAATCCACCAACAGCCACACTTGTTTCAGGTGAATAGAACACAACAGGAAACGCCGTTAAACGACGAGGTTTATTTTTTCTGCTGCTGTCTTGCGAAAAAACATTTGCTGTAAAGAAGAAGACGATGACTGCAGAAAAAATAAACCTCATAATTGTGTTGCGCCTGCTACACTTTTACCCTCGAGAAACTGAGACTTTTTACCATCCAGTTGGGTAACGGTTTTTCAGGCTTCCTGTTTTTTAAGTTTAAATACCATCCTATTTTTTTCAGGATCGGCACACGATGTGTTTCCACATATTCGATCCATGTACCATCCGGATCTTCATTGTATGAAAAGTGACCGGCTGCTTCGCCCATATCAAAACTGTTGGCACTGTCAACAGTGAATGGAAAACCATTTTCATTGCAGATGCGTTCATGTTCTTCGTAACCATTAATATCAAAGCACACATGAATATATCCCTGATCGCCCCATAAACGATTTTCAAAAATTTGTTTTGGTGTGCGGTCTGTTACTTCAATCAACTCAACATAGGTTGGGCCGAGTAATTTTGAAAATGCGCCTTCCTGTTTACGTGTATGTCCGAGCATCACACGTTTGAAATTGTGTTGCCCGCCGGGTATGTTGCTGAACTCGTCGTAATGTCCTTCATCCAAAAACAATTGCTTATCGTAACCCAATACTTTTTCATAAAACGGAATTGCTTTCGCTATTGAAATAACGCCGATGGTTACGCCACAAACACCACCTGTATGTCGTCCTGTATCGCTGAACCAGTTCTCATCCGCCATTACTTCAAAGATGTTGCCGTATGGATCTTTCAGAAAGAATGATTCAATGCCACCCGGATTTTCTTTTGGTGCACTCAACAGATTTAAACCTGCTTTCTGATATTCAGCATAGGCAGCCTTTACATTTTTACATTTGATCTTGATCACGAAAATGCCTGTGTCGCCCAACTGCACTTCAAATGCTGCCGGTTGCGATTTACGGCTGCGGTATTCCCAAATTTCGAAACCGCCTCCACCCTGCATATTCAATGCAAGAATTGCATAACGCTCATGTCCTTCGCCACCGGTATAACGCTTCATCAACTCTGCACGGGCAGCATCTTTAAACACCACCACATCGGTGCCGAAATGTTTGTTATACCAGATAAATGCTTCATCCGCATTTGTTACACCGATTCCTACCTGCTGAATACCACTGATGATCCGTTTCATTGAACTTATTTTTATTTACGAAAGCGTGAAGATATTAGTTTTTTGTATTTACCAATTCAGTAAGCGTTTGTAGGCAACAGCCATCTCTTCCTGCGAGGCTCCCTTTCGATACATGGCTATGATTTTGCGATGGGCCGTTTGCACTTTCCACCAACTGTTCTTATCGTATTTGCGGGCTGAGATCAGCGCAGATTTACGGAGAATTTTATAGCGCCCCTGTTGCCTCGCCCGTTTTACAAACTCATAATCTTCCATAACCCGCATATCATTTCGATAACCACCAGTAGACTGGAATAGTTCTTTTGTAATAAACAAGGTCTGGTCACCGCCATAACAAATAAACCAATCGAACCGGGTAAACCATGCGTTGATTGATAAAAACCATTTGTTGCTGTTGAATTTTGTTCGGTAACGCCCGAGTGCAAATCCATCCCGGATTGCCTGTTGAATATCGGCTGCAAAACTTTGCGGAGGAAACACATCAGCATGTACAAAATAAAAGACTGAACCACTTGCTCTTGATGCACCATAGTTTAACTGGGCACCTCTGCCCTTTTGTGGCGATACAACAACCGTTGCTCCTGCTTTCGCTGCTTCGTCTTTTGTTGCATCGGTACTGGCAGCATCACATACAATGATTTCCTCCAGCAAAGAGCCGCCATGCTGCTTCAGGTAAGTTACCAGCGCTGCAATGGTTTGTTCTTCGTTGTAAACAGGAATGATAACTGAGATCATGCAAACAAAATTGGGGATGAAGATAGGCAAGGCGCAGAAAAAAACCGCAGTGATTTGCTGCGGTTTTTGATTCTTTAGTCGAGTTGTAATTTCTTTTCCTTTGGGTATTTTACGTTGTACTTCATTTCCATTTTCTTCAATTGCTTTGGATCAATGGTATAAGTCCAAGTGATGATCTTTGTCTCGTCATTTAACTTTCCTCCATCATATTTCAGATCACCCACTTCAATTTCTTTGATTGTTGAAATAGGGAACTGATCTTCCACAATAATATTCACCGGCACATTCTTGTTATTGCGAACAGTTATTTCATAATGCTTGGTATCGGTACGATTGCTACCGAGGAATTTCTTGTTGCTGAATTCTTTCAACAACGTTCGTTTAACGGTGATACCCTTATCAACTCCCAATGAAAGTGATAACGTATCAGAATCGGTTGACAGATCGAGGTAGGATTTACCAAGGAATGTTCCTTCAAAAAACAAATTGGTTTCGCCGGGAATTAAATTAAGATCCTGCCAATTAATAAGCTTGGCTGTGAGGTATGCAGCTTCATCCAGTTTTGGTGCAGCGTAGTATTCATAATATGCTTCAATACTTTTATCATTGATGCTCATCGTATTTACTTTGCCATCGTTATTCACCGTTGCGATTTCCTGTATTTCGTATTGTGTAGTGATGGGTTGAAAAGTAGTAATAACCTGCAAAGGGGTTGATTTGTTTTCCATTTTCAATGATGTTTTTCCTCTTACTTGTATACCCGGAACTGCCCCAGCCAAATCATTTGAAGTTCCATAGCCAACCACAACTACTTCCTGCAGATTATTATTCATAGGTTTCATAGCCACACTAACAAAACTTCTTCCTGCTGCAAATTCATAAGCTTCATACCCAACTGATGATACAACTAATGATTGTGTATTTCCATTTGCTTTGATGCGGTAAAATCCATTCGCATCCGTTGTGGTGTTTTGTGTTGTTCCTTTCACTGTTACGATTGCACCCGGGACTGGTATTCCTTTATCATCCGTTACTCTTCCCATTAACATTTGATCGCTGCCGCTGATGGTCCATTGCTTCATATAATTACTCATCTGTGCATCTACATAAGATATAAACCATGGATTGATCAATGGTTTTGAATTATTATCATTCGGATTACCGGTTGATAAAACCAGTTTGATGTTGTTCCAGTTCTCACCGCTTGTTTGATACACATTCGCATTCATTTCAAGTTGCAGCTTGCTCACCACATCTTTCACACGGATATTATAAGTAGGATACCAGCCAGCTTTTTGCACGAGATAAGTTATTTCAAACGGAACGGTTGCTGTTTCCTTTACATCAACGAGAATGACAATTTCATTGGTAGAGAGATCGATCTTTCTGCTCATTTCTGCCAGTTGATTCGAAAGTTTGTTTCGTTCCTTGTTCATCTCTTCGATCTCTTTTTGCAACGTCAGTTCTTGTTTCAATACTTCGGTTAATCGTGTTCTTTGAAAATCGAGTGATTGTCTTAATTCTTCTGGCTTCAATGTAACAGTTGATCCTGCTATCTGCTGGTTCTTGATCAGCATTGCTTCTTCCTGTTTAAATACTTCCAGCACTTTAGATGTAAGACTGATCTTGTCATTCAGCTGAAAGAATTTCTCTTGCGTTGTTTTGATCTCTTCCCGTACTTCCTGTTCTTTTAAATAATCACGTTGAACACGCACCGATAAAATAGTGAGTCTGCCATCGGCTTTCACCTGCACACTTTGCTTTTCAATATCGGTGGAGATACCGGTGAACACGATCTCCTGCTTACCTGCAGAGATGGATTGTTTCACGGTTCGCTTTACCTGTGCCCCTTTCGTAAACACAGTTACCTGTTCCATTTTTGTTTCAACAGGAACACGTTTTACTGATTGAGCAACTACTGTAATTGGAAGAACATAAAGAAGAAATTGCAGCCATTTCGTTTTCATAAACAATTGTTTTATGAACGATGGATGCAGGAAAAAGGACAATTACATAACCTAAACACAAGCCTTGTTAAACAACAAAATACTTTAGCTGAATTTAATTCGTTAAACCAACATGAACAAAGTTAAAAAAGTCAGCCTTGGCTTTATTCTAATAATACTAGGTTGCAGTTCTCAAAAAGAAAACGAGTTCCAATTTTACCCGAATTTAAACGATACTTCTTTGCATAAGAAACAGTTGTTAAATTTCCGACGATCCCTATATGGCTATTTTGATTTACCAGATATCACTGTGGGAACTTCTGACTCACTGGAAATAAGGATTTGGCCCAATCATGCATTCGATATCACCAAAAATGTCTTAATTTTTAAATTAGGTAATGGTACAGCCAGTGGCCACCATTACAACTCTTTTATGTTACCAATTACTAATGCTGATGGAAATGTATTTACCCTAACTGATTTAACAGGGCTGGGCGACAGTGTATTTGTTGTAAAAAAGATTGTACCGTATTGCGGCTGGAAACTGTTTCGTGACAGCATAAATTATTTCAGCTTATTGCAGTTACCCACCCAAGGAGACATTAAAAACTTTAAAATAAAGCCAGTACTTGATGGTTATGGCTATGATTTCGAGATTGCAACGCCACATTCATATCGATACATCTCTTACTGGTTACCCCAGATTTACGATTATAAAGAGTGTCAGAAAATCGTTGGACTTGTTGAAATGCTCAAACGTCAATTAGGAGATAATTTCAGTTGGCCACTAAATAAAAAAGTCCCGACAAAAAATTGACGGGACTTGCAAAACTTATCTAAATCTGTTTACACAGCTTCGCTTCCTTCAATCAGTACTGTTACTTTATTGTTCAGCACTTCTACAAAACCACCCTGGATCTTAAACAGTTCGTTACGGTTTTTTTCAACCAGTATCTTTAACTGTCCGGCTTTCAACGCACTTACTAACGGAGCATGGTTATCCAATACTTCAAAGCTACCGTCGATACCCGGCAACTGTACACCAATTACATCGCCGCTGTATGTCTTTCCGAGTGGAGTTAATATTTCTAAATTCATACAATTTTCAAATTAGTTATCCTTTTGCTGCTGCCATTAACTTCTTACCTTTTTCGATGGCATCTTCAATTGTACCAACGAGGTTGAATGATGCTTCAGGATATTCATCCACTTCACCATCCATGATCATATTGAAACCACGGATTGTGTCTTCGATACTTACGAATACACCCTTCAAACCGGTAAATGCTTCTGCAACGTGGAATGGCTGCGAAAGGAAACGCTGTACTTTACGTGCACGGAATACAGTCATTTTATCTTCTTCACTCAATTCATCCATACCAAGGATGGCGATGATATCCTGCAGTTCCTTGTAACGCTGAAGGATCAACTTCACACGGTTAGCAGTTTTATAATGTGCATCACCTACAATTGCAGGAGTAAGGATACGTGAAGTAGATTCCAACGGACTTACCGCCGGATAGATACCAAGATCGGCGATCTTACGATCCAATACCGTAGTAGCATCCAAGTGAGCGAAAGTTGTTGCAGGTGCCGGATCGGTCAAATCATCCGCAGGTACATATACCGCCTGTACAGAGGTAATTGAACCGTTACGTGTTGAAGTAATACGCTCCTGCATCAATCCCATTTCAGTTGCAAGCGTTGGTTGGTAACCTACCGCTGAAGGCATACGGCCCAACAACGCTGATACCTCAGAACCGGCTTGTGTGAAACGGAAGATATTATCAACGAAGAACAAGATATCTTTTCCTTTGCCTGTACCATCTCCATCACGGAAATACTCAGCAATTGTCAAACCTGAAAGAGCCACACGAGCACGTGCACCTGGAGGTTCGTTCATTTGTCCGAATACGAAGGTTGCTTTTGATTCTTTCAATCCTTCCATATCCACTTTGCTCAAATCCCATCCACCTTCTTCCATGCTGTGCTTGAAAGCATCACCATAGTTCATAATGCCTGCTTCGATCATTTCACGCAACAGATCATTTCCTTCACGGGTACGCTCACCTACACCGGCAAATACCGACAAACCACCGTAACCTTTTGCAATATTGTTGATCAATTCCTGAATCAATACCGTTTTACCTACACCGGCACCACCAAACAAACCGATCTTACCACCTTTTACATATGGCTCGATCAGGTCAATTACTTTGATACCTGTAAACAGGATCTCGTTGGTTGTACTCAAATGTTCAAATGCAGG
It encodes the following:
- a CDS encoding DUF4139 domain-containing protein, which gives rise to MKTKWLQFLLYVLPITVVAQSVKRVPVETKMEQVTVFTKGAQVKRTVKQSISAGKQEIVFTGISTDIEKQSVQVKADGRLTILSVRVQRDYLKEQEVREEIKTTQEKFFQLNDKISLTSKVLEVFKQEEAMLIKNQQIAGSTVTLKPEELRQSLDFQRTRLTEVLKQELTLQKEIEEMNKERNKLSNQLAEMSRKIDLSTNEIVILVDVKETATVPFEITYLVQKAGWYPTYNIRVKDVVSKLQLEMNANVYQTSGENWNNIKLVLSTGNPNDNNSKPLINPWFISYVDAQMSNYMKQWTISGSDQMLMGRVTDDKGIPVPGAIVTVKGTTQNTTTDANGFYRIKANGNTQSLVVSSVGYEAYEFAAGRSFVSVAMKPMNNNLQEVVVVGYGTSNDLAGAVPGIQVRGKTSLKMENKSTPLQVITTFQPITTQYEIQEIATVNNDGKVNTMSINDKSIEAYYEYYAAPKLDEAAYLTAKLINWQDLNLIPGETNLFFEGTFLGKSYLDLSTDSDTLSLSLGVDKGITVKRTLLKEFSNKKFLGSNRTDTKHYEITVRNNKNVPVNIIVEDQFPISTIKEIEVGDLKYDGGKLNDETKIITWTYTIDPKQLKKMEMKYNVKYPKEKKLQLD
- the atpC gene encoding ATP synthase F1 subunit epsilon; translated protein: MNLEILTPLGKTYSGDVIGVQLPGIDGSFEVLDNHAPLVSALKAGQLKILVEKNRNELFKIQGGFVEVLNNKVTVLIEGSEAV
- the atpD gene encoding F0F1 ATP synthase subunit beta is translated as MANIGKVKQVIGAVVDVQFHGTLPEIYSALELKRPNGEILVMEVQQHLGEDSVRTIAMDGTEGLVRGMEVVDTGKNITMPTGELISGRLFNVTGDAIDGLPQVSKEGGRAIHAKPPAFEHLSTTNEILFTGIKVIDLIEPYVKGGKIGLFGGAGVGKTVLIQELINNIAKGYGGLSVFAGVGERTREGNDLLREMIEAGIMNYGDAFKHSMEEGGWDLSKVDMEGLKESKATFVFGQMNEPPGARARVALSGLTIAEYFRDGDGTGKGKDILFFVDNIFRFTQAGSEVSALLGRMPSAVGYQPTLATEMGLMQERITSTRNGSITSVQAVYVPADDLTDPAPATTFAHLDATTVLDRKIADLGIYPAVSPLESTSRILTPAIVGDAHYKTANRVKLILQRYKELQDIIAILGMDELSEEDKMTVFRARKVQRFLSQPFHVAEAFTGLKGVFVSIEDTIRGFNMIMDGEVDEYPEASFNLVGTIEDAIEKGKKLMAAAKG